From a single Metopolophium dirhodum isolate CAU chromosome 6, ASM1992520v1, whole genome shotgun sequence genomic region:
- the LOC132946163 gene encoding uncharacterized protein LOC132946163, with translation MIWLLFKSCSRNKKSKTIKSDGNFMKVNNSKEIIKELLPKLDVFNDLEACNDNVFVTDNHFAYLSIFDPYNEFKDLTPEITAVADQMVIENDNAVTYEIGNLEARIEDSVVINNRFSRVTEKHLKTLQCPFTWNFEPEVWKKNIVNRIEKKYGKYNMNISAVRFSFEKYISNLITSCGLFKTNKVDRAHDKLIHIWEWLDKLDDKNEPAYLAIRDGLKHIVMSTLCHILFTVNRAQCQQLFEMITRFNSLDSKSRAAVNALHSAVCLEIGGKSLHNVVQYAKTACELDPDTVQWNYYLSIAMTAQRQYLNTNISCPTEDEFDSIQQAVLLSNEPNPYFNFHRMHLMTNKILYHYHHDNKNNKSNENENALEKIKKDFLNIIELIKDIISMEPEDPHLVVKCAKSMMTLPYLTQDDIFLIKQIISIAVNMAFHDFTVIRAIQKSIAIFRELVHTCIEMNENKSHLKNANIENRVEDKEDDLLENDLILIIEKYGKGSKPVLDLINLFEKYDGNCRWKIMAQICSYSILFKESSNLLAGVEQFTMLMNEKSIANSDIITKHRSIFIKDQSKVFNLAELVCNEIKLAITLGRIENQDQTEFYLDQLTKIMDVCQLKPKKVNPSFKFEIIGCNEKENQNNVSKQNDAVNQQNDLQDTKQIVLKNSTKQRRLKYASNNHHARAPKSKPRRRHHRYD, from the exons ATGATTTGGTTACTTTTCAAAAGCTGCAgtagaaacaaaaaaagtaaGACGATAAAATCTGATGGAAATTTTATGAAGGTAAATAATtcaaaagaaattattaaagaaCTCCTACCCAAATTAGACGTTTTTAACGATTTGGAAGCATGTAATGATAACGTATTTGTTACGGACAATCATTTTGCATATCTTTCGATATTTGATCCTTACAATGAATTTAAAGATTTAACTCCAGAAATAACAGCAGTGGCTGACCAAATGGTTATTGAAAATGACAATGCAGTAACCTACGAGATTGGTAATTTGGAAGCTAGAATAGAAGATTCTGTGGttattaataatagatttaGTAGAGTTACGGAAAAACATTTAAAGACGTTGCAATGTCCATTTACTTGGAATTTTGAACCTGAAGTGTGGAAAAAAAACATCGTTaatagaattgaaaaaaaatatggcaaatacaatatgaatatttCCGCAGTcagattttcatttgaaaa gTACATAAGCAATCTAATAACCAGTTGTGgactatttaaaacaaataaagtaGACAGAGCACacgataaattaatacatatttgggAATGGCTAGATAAATTAGACGATAAAAATGAACCGGCATATTTGGCAATTAGAGATGGATTGAAGCATATCGTTATGTCTACATTGTGTCATATATTATTCACCGTGAATAGAGCGCAATGTCAACAG TTGTTTGAAATGATAACAAGATTTAACAGTTTGGATTCGAAATCAAGAGCTGCAGTTAATGCTTTGCATTCTGCAGTTTGTTTAGAAATTGGTGGTAAATCATTGCATAATGTTGTTCAGTATGCAAAAACAGCATGTGAGTTAGACCCGGACACAGTCCAGTGGAATTATTATCTTTCAATAGCCATGACTGCTCAAAGACAATATCTGAATACCAATATATCGTGCCCTACTGAAGACGAGTTTGATTCTATACAGCAAGCAGTTCTCTTATCAAATGAACCAAATCCATATTTTAACTTCCACAGAATGCATTTGATGACGAACAAAATACTCTATCATTATCatcatgataataaaaataataaaagtaatgaaaatgaaaatgcattggaaaaaatcaaaaaagacTTTctcaatattatagaattaataaa GGACATCATAAGCATGGAACCGGAAGATCCTCATTTGGTTGTCAAATGTGCAAAATCTATGATGACTCTGCCATATTTAACCCAAGACGACATTTTTctcattaaacaaattatatcaattGCAGTAAATATGGCTTTTCATGACTTTACCGTGATCAGAGCGATTCAAAAAAGCATCGCTATCTTCAGAGAATTGGTCCATACTTGTATAGAAATG AACGAAAATAAAAGTCATTTGAAAAATGCCAATATTGAAAATCGTGTGGAAGACAAAGAGGATGACTTATTAGAAAATGACCTAATacttattatagaaaaatacgGAAAAGGTAGTAAACCGGTACTAGATTTAATTAATCTATTCGAAAAATATGATGGAAATTGTCGATGGAAAATAATGGCACAAATTTGTTCTTACTCGATACTTTTCAAAGAATCTTCAAATCTTCTAGCCGGTGTGGAACAATTCACGATGTTAATGAATGAAAAAAGCATTGCTAATAGCGATATTATTACG aaacataggtcaatatttataaaggatCAGTCCAAGGTATTCAACCTTGCCGAATTAGTGTGTAATGAAATCAAATTGGCCATTACTTTGGGTCGCATCGAGAATCAAGATCAAACTGAATTCTATTTAGAtcaattaactaaaattatggATGTATGTCAACTCAAACCAAAAAAAGTCAACCccagttttaaatttgaaataattggaTGTAATGAAAAAGAAAATCAGAATAATGTTTCCAAACAGAACGACGCAGTTAACCAACAAAATGACTTGCAGGACACCaaacaaattgttttgaaaaattctaCTAAGCAACGTCGGTTAAAATATGCTTCAAACAACCATCATGCACGAGCACCTAAATCTAAACCGAGAAGGAGGCATCATCGTTAtgactaa